One Phoenix dactylifera cultivar Barhee BC4 chromosome 14, palm_55x_up_171113_PBpolish2nd_filt_p, whole genome shotgun sequence DNA window includes the following coding sequences:
- the LOC120113173 gene encoding uncharacterized protein LOC120113173: MSNLTKLEFVALDISGKNYLSWTLDAEIHLDAMNLGETIKEGNDASLQDRAKAVIFLRHHLHESLKAEYLIVKDPYVLWTNLKERYDHQKYTILPKAHYEWIHLRLQDFKTVSEYNSAVFRITSQLKLCGEKITEQDMLEKTYSTFHASNVLLQQQYRERGFKRYSELISCLLVAEQNNKLLMKNHQSRPTGSDPFPKVNAASSVHHKHDCGHSHGRGCGRSRGRGRNKHWYRGGYHGINFKKSANKEEKPQNSSKNKESDCYRCGIKGYWSRTCRTVKHLVDLYQASLKGKENDVETNFVEDQDPLNITNLDVSDFFENADGSLNI, from the coding sequence ATGTCAAATCTCACCAAGCTTGAATTTGTAGCCCTTGACATATCCGGCAAAAATTATTTATCATGGACTCTTGATGCCGAGATCCATTTGGATGCAATGAATCTTGGAGAAACTATAAAAGAAGGAAATGACGCATCCCTGCAGGATCGCGCCAAAGCAGTGATCTTCCTTCGCCACCATCTCCATGAAAGCTTGAAAGCCGAATATCTTATAGTGAAAGATCCATATGTCCTTTGGACAAATTTGAAAGAGAGATATGATCATCAGAAATATACGATCCTTCCAAAAGCCCACTACGAATGGATTCACCTACGACTGCAGGATTTTAAAACTGTAAGCGAGTATAATTCCGCAGTATTCAGAATTACCTCTCAGTTAAAATTATGCGGAGAAAAAATTACTGAACAGGATATGTTAGAAAAAACATATTCCACTTTTCATGCCTCGAATGTGCTCCTGCAGCAGCAGTATCGAGAGCGGGGTTTTAAAAGATATTCTGAGCTGATATCATGCCTACTTGTTGCTGAGCAAAATAATAAACTTTtgatgaaaaatcatcaatcacGACCAACTGGTTCAGATCCATTCCCTAAAGTGAATGCTGCATCATCTGTTCATCATAAACATGACTGTGGTCATAGTCATGGACGTGGCTGTGGACGCAGTCGTGGCCGTGGTCGTAATAAGCATTGGTATCGTGGAGGCTACCACGGCATAAACTTCAAGAAATCAGCAAACAAGGAGGAGAAACCACAAAACTCctctaaaaataaagaaagtgaTTGCTATCGATGTGGCATAAAAGGATATTGGTCACGTACCTGCCGTACGGTCAAACACCTTGTTGACCTTTACCAAGCTTCactgaaaggaaaagaaaatgatgtAGAAACAAATTTTGTTGAAGATCAAGATCCACTGAACATCACCAATTTAGATGTTTCCGATTTTTTTGAGAATGCTGATGGAAGTTTGAACATCTGA
- the LOC103719648 gene encoding protein WVD2-like 7 isoform X3 — protein sequence MSTTVNLASALGGSISFGRYLSESLDWGKWSSFPHNRYLEEVGKYSKPGSVAQKKAYFEAHYRNMAARKPASVLEHGNAIATISPEREANDRFGNDDSHIDSSDPEVESKEVSDIMTTIEAPAVATVAANAASSSSGGENHVSGTGQVDKAGPILEDEILEGSCSQIESSDVVEDVENHNKVSVIEPDTCSPSENQPLKESFVTNKDSVDSVGKKSRGPVSKSSVSRSSKPPFSPAKTTTSFHRIKENDTTPSSTRKRGMGSIEKKKSTTKSLHMSINITQYQSGATTTSESKSLSILEKVANSKAASVVPKASQEWSHHFRTPTKASSNGVTKLVSLTPQSEHGRTKTPPEQSYFKKKIADLKLQTLSLDYSKSSSIKGHRQCSPLAASFSFKTQQRAEKRKELFHNLEDKFDKKGAKKLQLQETSKEKAESESRKLRQSLCFKARPLPDFYRNIEPPKVEMRKEKAENELRKSNQSLCFKARPLPDFYHNIKPTNFDMKKIQLIQHQSPKHRRTSNSKADSELNNVPPSKPSFRSTRSISITEKNDYSETPTNL from the exons ATGAGTACCACT GTGAATTTAGCTTCGGCACTAGGGGGATCGATCTCTTTCGGGAGGTACTTGTCGGAGTCGTTGGACTGGGGAAAGTGGTCATCCTTCCCTCACAACAGATACTTGGAAGAGGTTGGGAAGTACTCGAAACCAGGCTCGGTTGCTCAGAAGAAGGCTTACTTTGAAGCTCATTACAGGAACATGGCTGCTCGGAAACCAGCCTCTGTTCTGGAGCATGGCAATGCCATCGCAACTATTTCCCCTGAAAGAGAAGCCAATGACAGATTCGGCAACGATGACAGCCACATCGACTCTTCCGATCCGGAAGTCGAATCTAAAGAAGTTAGCGACATCATGACTACCATTGAAGCACCGGCAGTTGCGACGGTGGCCGCCAATGCTGCTAGTTCTAGCTCAGGtggagaaaaccatgtttcagGAACAGGACAGGTGGACAAAGCTGGTCCAATATTAGAAGATGAGATCCTTGAGGGATCCTGTTCGCAAATTGAATCCTCAGATGTTGTTGAAGATGTTGAAAACCATAACAAGGTCTCGGTGATCGAGCCTGATACATGCAGTCCTTCTGAGAATCAACCACTAAAG GAAAGTTTTGTCACCAATAAGGACAGTGTAGATTCAGTTGGAAAGAAATCAAGAGGTCCAGTTTCAAAATCGTCGGTTAGTAGATCATCCAAGCCTCCATTTTCCCCAGCAAAAACAACGACATCTTTTCATCGCATTAAAGAAAACGATACCACTCCAAGCAGCACTAGGAAACGTGGCATGGGTTCGATTGAGAAGAAGAAATCAACTACAAAATCACTGCATATGTCAATCAATATAACCCAATACCAAAGTGGAGCAACTACTACTTCAGAAAGTAAAAGTTTGTCGATCCTTGAGAAGGTTGCAAACTCAAAAGCTGCTAGTGTTGTACCAAAAGCTTCTCAAGAATGGTCCCATCATTTTAGAACACCAACAAAG GCATCTTCAAATGGAGTGACAAAATTGGTTTCTCTAACTCCTCAATCAGAACATGGAAG GACCAAAACACCGCCAGAACAATCATATTTTAAGAAGAAAATAGCAGATTTGAAGTTGCAAACACTCTCTCTCGA TTATTCGAAATCTTCAAGTATTAAAGGACACAGACAGTGTAGCCCACTTGCTGCTTCTTTTAGCTTCAAAACTCAGCAAAGGGCAGAAAAACGGAAGGAG CTTTTTCATAATTTGGAAGACAAATTTGACAAAAAGGGGGCGAAGAAACTGCAACTTCAAGAAACATCTAAG GAAAAAGCTGAAAGTGAATCAAGAAAATTGCGACAAAGTCTTTGCTTTAAGGCCAGACCGTTGCCAGATTTCTATCGCAATATTGAACCACCAAAAGTAGAGATGAGAAAG GAAAAAGCTGAAAATGAATTGAGAAAATCAAACCAGAGCCTTTGCTTTAAGGCCAGACCATTGCCAGATTTCTACCACAATATAAAACCAACAAATTTTGACATGAAAAAG ATACAATTAATACAACACCAGTCTCCCAAACATAGAAGGACAAGCAATTCGAAAGCAGATTCAGAGCTTAACAATGTGCCTCCTTCAAAACCTTCCTTCAGGAGCACTAGATCAATCAGTATAACAGAGAAGAATGACTATAGTGAAACACCAACCAATTTGTAA
- the LOC103719648 gene encoding protein WVD2-like 7 isoform X4 yields the protein MGDSSCLLQDYCHAPEASNQDREVNLASALGGSISFGRYLSESLDWGKWSSFPHNRYLEEVGKYSKPGSVAQKKAYFEAHYRNMAARKPASVLEHGNAIATISPEREANDRFGNDDSHIDSSDPEVESKEVSDIMTTIEAPAVATVAANAASSSSGGENHVSGTGQVDKAGPILEDEILEGSCSQIESSDVVEDVENHNKVSVIEPDTCSPSENQPLKESFVTNKDSVDSVGKKSRGPVSKSSVSRSSKPPFSPAKTTTSFHRIKENDTTPSSTRKRGMGSIEKKKSTTKSLHMSINITQYQSGATTTSESKSLSILEKVANSKAASVVPKASQEWSHHFRTPTKASSNGVTKLVSLTPQSEHGRTKTPPEQSYFKKKIADLKLQTLSLDYSKSSSIKGHRQCSPLAASFSFKTQQRAEKRKEEKAESESRKLRQSLCFKARPLPDFYRNIEPPKVEMRKEKAENELRKSNQSLCFKARPLPDFYHNIKPTNFDMKKIQLIQHQSPKHRRTSNSKADSELNNVPPSKPSFRSTRSISITEKNDYSETPTNL from the exons ATGGGAGACTCTTCTTGTCTTTTGCAGGACTATTGTCATGCTCCTGAAGCCTCCAATCAGGACAGAGAg GTGAATTTAGCTTCGGCACTAGGGGGATCGATCTCTTTCGGGAGGTACTTGTCGGAGTCGTTGGACTGGGGAAAGTGGTCATCCTTCCCTCACAACAGATACTTGGAAGAGGTTGGGAAGTACTCGAAACCAGGCTCGGTTGCTCAGAAGAAGGCTTACTTTGAAGCTCATTACAGGAACATGGCTGCTCGGAAACCAGCCTCTGTTCTGGAGCATGGCAATGCCATCGCAACTATTTCCCCTGAAAGAGAAGCCAATGACAGATTCGGCAACGATGACAGCCACATCGACTCTTCCGATCCGGAAGTCGAATCTAAAGAAGTTAGCGACATCATGACTACCATTGAAGCACCGGCAGTTGCGACGGTGGCCGCCAATGCTGCTAGTTCTAGCTCAGGtggagaaaaccatgtttcagGAACAGGACAGGTGGACAAAGCTGGTCCAATATTAGAAGATGAGATCCTTGAGGGATCCTGTTCGCAAATTGAATCCTCAGATGTTGTTGAAGATGTTGAAAACCATAACAAGGTCTCGGTGATCGAGCCTGATACATGCAGTCCTTCTGAGAATCAACCACTAAAG GAAAGTTTTGTCACCAATAAGGACAGTGTAGATTCAGTTGGAAAGAAATCAAGAGGTCCAGTTTCAAAATCGTCGGTTAGTAGATCATCCAAGCCTCCATTTTCCCCAGCAAAAACAACGACATCTTTTCATCGCATTAAAGAAAACGATACCACTCCAAGCAGCACTAGGAAACGTGGCATGGGTTCGATTGAGAAGAAGAAATCAACTACAAAATCACTGCATATGTCAATCAATATAACCCAATACCAAAGTGGAGCAACTACTACTTCAGAAAGTAAAAGTTTGTCGATCCTTGAGAAGGTTGCAAACTCAAAAGCTGCTAGTGTTGTACCAAAAGCTTCTCAAGAATGGTCCCATCATTTTAGAACACCAACAAAG GCATCTTCAAATGGAGTGACAAAATTGGTTTCTCTAACTCCTCAATCAGAACATGGAAG GACCAAAACACCGCCAGAACAATCATATTTTAAGAAGAAAATAGCAGATTTGAAGTTGCAAACACTCTCTCTCGA TTATTCGAAATCTTCAAGTATTAAAGGACACAGACAGTGTAGCCCACTTGCTGCTTCTTTTAGCTTCAAAACTCAGCAAAGGGCAGAAAAACGGAAGGAG GAAAAAGCTGAAAGTGAATCAAGAAAATTGCGACAAAGTCTTTGCTTTAAGGCCAGACCGTTGCCAGATTTCTATCGCAATATTGAACCACCAAAAGTAGAGATGAGAAAG GAAAAAGCTGAAAATGAATTGAGAAAATCAAACCAGAGCCTTTGCTTTAAGGCCAGACCATTGCCAGATTTCTACCACAATATAAAACCAACAAATTTTGACATGAAAAAG ATACAATTAATACAACACCAGTCTCCCAAACATAGAAGGACAAGCAATTCGAAAGCAGATTCAGAGCTTAACAATGTGCCTCCTTCAAAACCTTCCTTCAGGAGCACTAGATCAATCAGTATAACAGAGAAGAATGACTATAGTGAAACACCAACCAATTTGTAA
- the LOC103719648 gene encoding protein WVD2-like 7 isoform X1 — MGDSSCLLQDYCHAPEASNQDREVNLASALGGSISFGRYLSESLDWGKWSSFPHNRYLEEVGKYSKPGSVAQKKAYFEAHYRNMAARKPASVLEHGNAIATISPEREANDRFGNDDSHIDSSDPEVESKEVSDIMTTIEAPAVATVAANAASSSSGGENHVSGTGQVDKAGPILEDEILEGSCSQIESSDVVEDVENHNKVSVIEPDTCSPSENQPLKESFVTNKDSVDSVGKKSRGPVSKSSVSRSSKPPFSPAKTTTSFHRIKENDTTPSSTRKRGMGSIEKKKSTTKSLHMSINITQYQSGATTTSESKSLSILEKVANSKAASVVPKASQEWSHHFRTPTKASSNGVTKLVSLTPQSEHGRTKTPPEQSYFKKKIADLKLQTLSLDYSKSSSIKGHRQCSPLAASFSFKTQQRAEKRKELFHNLEDKFDKKGAKKLQLQETSKEKAESESRKLRQSLCFKARPLPDFYRNIEPPKVEMRKEKAENELRKSNQSLCFKARPLPDFYHNIKPTNFDMKKIQLIQHQSPKHRRTSNSKADSELNNVPPSKPSFRSTRSISITEKNDYSETPTNL, encoded by the exons ATGGGAGACTCTTCTTGTCTTTTGCAGGACTATTGTCATGCTCCTGAAGCCTCCAATCAGGACAGAGAg GTGAATTTAGCTTCGGCACTAGGGGGATCGATCTCTTTCGGGAGGTACTTGTCGGAGTCGTTGGACTGGGGAAAGTGGTCATCCTTCCCTCACAACAGATACTTGGAAGAGGTTGGGAAGTACTCGAAACCAGGCTCGGTTGCTCAGAAGAAGGCTTACTTTGAAGCTCATTACAGGAACATGGCTGCTCGGAAACCAGCCTCTGTTCTGGAGCATGGCAATGCCATCGCAACTATTTCCCCTGAAAGAGAAGCCAATGACAGATTCGGCAACGATGACAGCCACATCGACTCTTCCGATCCGGAAGTCGAATCTAAAGAAGTTAGCGACATCATGACTACCATTGAAGCACCGGCAGTTGCGACGGTGGCCGCCAATGCTGCTAGTTCTAGCTCAGGtggagaaaaccatgtttcagGAACAGGACAGGTGGACAAAGCTGGTCCAATATTAGAAGATGAGATCCTTGAGGGATCCTGTTCGCAAATTGAATCCTCAGATGTTGTTGAAGATGTTGAAAACCATAACAAGGTCTCGGTGATCGAGCCTGATACATGCAGTCCTTCTGAGAATCAACCACTAAAG GAAAGTTTTGTCACCAATAAGGACAGTGTAGATTCAGTTGGAAAGAAATCAAGAGGTCCAGTTTCAAAATCGTCGGTTAGTAGATCATCCAAGCCTCCATTTTCCCCAGCAAAAACAACGACATCTTTTCATCGCATTAAAGAAAACGATACCACTCCAAGCAGCACTAGGAAACGTGGCATGGGTTCGATTGAGAAGAAGAAATCAACTACAAAATCACTGCATATGTCAATCAATATAACCCAATACCAAAGTGGAGCAACTACTACTTCAGAAAGTAAAAGTTTGTCGATCCTTGAGAAGGTTGCAAACTCAAAAGCTGCTAGTGTTGTACCAAAAGCTTCTCAAGAATGGTCCCATCATTTTAGAACACCAACAAAG GCATCTTCAAATGGAGTGACAAAATTGGTTTCTCTAACTCCTCAATCAGAACATGGAAG GACCAAAACACCGCCAGAACAATCATATTTTAAGAAGAAAATAGCAGATTTGAAGTTGCAAACACTCTCTCTCGA TTATTCGAAATCTTCAAGTATTAAAGGACACAGACAGTGTAGCCCACTTGCTGCTTCTTTTAGCTTCAAAACTCAGCAAAGGGCAGAAAAACGGAAGGAG CTTTTTCATAATTTGGAAGACAAATTTGACAAAAAGGGGGCGAAGAAACTGCAACTTCAAGAAACATCTAAG GAAAAAGCTGAAAGTGAATCAAGAAAATTGCGACAAAGTCTTTGCTTTAAGGCCAGACCGTTGCCAGATTTCTATCGCAATATTGAACCACCAAAAGTAGAGATGAGAAAG GAAAAAGCTGAAAATGAATTGAGAAAATCAAACCAGAGCCTTTGCTTTAAGGCCAGACCATTGCCAGATTTCTACCACAATATAAAACCAACAAATTTTGACATGAAAAAG ATACAATTAATACAACACCAGTCTCCCAAACATAGAAGGACAAGCAATTCGAAAGCAGATTCAGAGCTTAACAATGTGCCTCCTTCAAAACCTTCCTTCAGGAGCACTAGATCAATCAGTATAACAGAGAAGAATGACTATAGTGAAACACCAACCAATTTGTAA
- the LOC103719653 gene encoding F-box protein At1g10110-like, with translation MAPAFSKPSGWADLCPDLVGRIAGRLLTVTDFVRFRAVCRSWRASVRPSDLQPHLPWLMLQYNPDSDTRQFHCLATGAVYHLSLPEAQGKRVIGANHGWLILVQENTSIINLLNPLTRSCFTLPPSTFTGDKVGHAIITSSPNTPSGTCTVVILLKQNCHLVAYCSGDGGRWGPWAVVNTGLPSDVYGAYDVAFHRRKFYIVNSHAEVAIVDVSPPAATATRLQSAELPFPLDDDIMMEKAFLAVSDDQLLLFVFFSMVESDDESEEPNRPLISFDIFRLEETGQPSWVGVRSMPDQTVFKCNAQVVVVRTGMFPGIRKNCLYFAFCNNGELAVQTIRVFDMENWHSECRSLRPDSLPVFGIDPVWLVPSLI, from the coding sequence ATGGCACCCGCTTTCTCGAAGCCCTCCGGGTGGGCCGACCTCTGCCCAGATCTCGTCGGCAGGATTGCCGGCCGGCTCCTGACTGTCACCGACTTCGTTCGCTTTCGTGCGGTCTGCCGATCATGGCGTGCCTCCGTGAGACCTTCCGACCTCCAACCACACCTCCCATGGCTGATGCTTCAATACAATCCAGACAGCGATACTCGCCAATTCCACTGTCTCGCCACCGGCGCAGTCTACCATCTGTCCCTTCCCGAGGCCCAGGGCAAGCGTGTCATCGGTGCCAACCATGGATGGCTCATCCTCGTCCAAGAGAACACCTCCATCATCAACCTCCTTAACCCCCTTACCCGCTCCTGCTTCACCCTCCCACCCTCTACCTTCACTGGAGACAAGGTTGGCCATGCAATCATCACCTCCTCCCCAAACACCCCTTCCGGTACTTGCACCGTCGTGATCCTCCTCAAACAGAACTGCCATCTTGTTGCCTACTGCTCCGGCGACGGCGGCCGCTGGGGCCCCTGGGCCGTCGTCAACACCGGCCTCCCCTCCGACGTCTACGGTGCCTACGATGTCGCCTTCCACCGCAGAAAGTTCTACATCGTCAACAGCCATGCCGAGGTCGCCATCGTCGATGTCTCTCCACCGGCGGCGACAGCCACTCGCCTCCAATCCGCGGAGCTCCCCTTTCCCTTGGATGATGACATAATGATGGAGAAGGCCTTCCTGGCGGTGTCCGACGACCAGCTGctgctcttcgtcttcttcagcATGGTGGAAAGCGACGATGAGAGCGAGGAGCCCAACCGCCCATTGATCTCCTTCGATATCTTCCGGTTGGAGGAGACCGGCCAGCCGAGTTGGGTGGGGGTCAGGAGCATGCCCGACCAGACGGTGTTCAAGTGCAACGCTCAGGTAGTGGTGGTGAGAACCGGCATGTTTCCGGGGATCAGAAAGAACTGCCTGTACTTCGCTTTCTGCAACAATGGCGAGCTGGCCGTTCAAACTATCCGTGTGTTTGACATGGAGAACTGGCATAGCGAGTGTAGGAGCCTCAGACCGGACTCTCTGCCAGTTTTTGGGATCGACCCTGTTTGGCTTGTGCCTAGTCTGATCTAA
- the LOC103719648 gene encoding protein WVD2-like 7 isoform X2, with translation MLLKPPIRTERKILVPQVNLASALGGSISFGRYLSESLDWGKWSSFPHNRYLEEVGKYSKPGSVAQKKAYFEAHYRNMAARKPASVLEHGNAIATISPEREANDRFGNDDSHIDSSDPEVESKEVSDIMTTIEAPAVATVAANAASSSSGGENHVSGTGQVDKAGPILEDEILEGSCSQIESSDVVEDVENHNKVSVIEPDTCSPSENQPLKESFVTNKDSVDSVGKKSRGPVSKSSVSRSSKPPFSPAKTTTSFHRIKENDTTPSSTRKRGMGSIEKKKSTTKSLHMSINITQYQSGATTTSESKSLSILEKVANSKAASVVPKASQEWSHHFRTPTKASSNGVTKLVSLTPQSEHGRTKTPPEQSYFKKKIADLKLQTLSLDYSKSSSIKGHRQCSPLAASFSFKTQQRAEKRKELFHNLEDKFDKKGAKKLQLQETSKEKAESESRKLRQSLCFKARPLPDFYRNIEPPKVEMRKEKAENELRKSNQSLCFKARPLPDFYHNIKPTNFDMKKIQLIQHQSPKHRRTSNSKADSELNNVPPSKPSFRSTRSISITEKNDYSETPTNL, from the exons ATGCTCCTGAAGCCTCCAATCAGGACAGAGAg GAAAATTCTGGTGCCGCAGGTGAATTTAGCTTCGGCACTAGGGGGATCGATCTCTTTCGGGAGGTACTTGTCGGAGTCGTTGGACTGGGGAAAGTGGTCATCCTTCCCTCACAACAGATACTTGGAAGAGGTTGGGAAGTACTCGAAACCAGGCTCGGTTGCTCAGAAGAAGGCTTACTTTGAAGCTCATTACAGGAACATGGCTGCTCGGAAACCAGCCTCTGTTCTGGAGCATGGCAATGCCATCGCAACTATTTCCCCTGAAAGAGAAGCCAATGACAGATTCGGCAACGATGACAGCCACATCGACTCTTCCGATCCGGAAGTCGAATCTAAAGAAGTTAGCGACATCATGACTACCATTGAAGCACCGGCAGTTGCGACGGTGGCCGCCAATGCTGCTAGTTCTAGCTCAGGtggagaaaaccatgtttcagGAACAGGACAGGTGGACAAAGCTGGTCCAATATTAGAAGATGAGATCCTTGAGGGATCCTGTTCGCAAATTGAATCCTCAGATGTTGTTGAAGATGTTGAAAACCATAACAAGGTCTCGGTGATCGAGCCTGATACATGCAGTCCTTCTGAGAATCAACCACTAAAG GAAAGTTTTGTCACCAATAAGGACAGTGTAGATTCAGTTGGAAAGAAATCAAGAGGTCCAGTTTCAAAATCGTCGGTTAGTAGATCATCCAAGCCTCCATTTTCCCCAGCAAAAACAACGACATCTTTTCATCGCATTAAAGAAAACGATACCACTCCAAGCAGCACTAGGAAACGTGGCATGGGTTCGATTGAGAAGAAGAAATCAACTACAAAATCACTGCATATGTCAATCAATATAACCCAATACCAAAGTGGAGCAACTACTACTTCAGAAAGTAAAAGTTTGTCGATCCTTGAGAAGGTTGCAAACTCAAAAGCTGCTAGTGTTGTACCAAAAGCTTCTCAAGAATGGTCCCATCATTTTAGAACACCAACAAAG GCATCTTCAAATGGAGTGACAAAATTGGTTTCTCTAACTCCTCAATCAGAACATGGAAG GACCAAAACACCGCCAGAACAATCATATTTTAAGAAGAAAATAGCAGATTTGAAGTTGCAAACACTCTCTCTCGA TTATTCGAAATCTTCAAGTATTAAAGGACACAGACAGTGTAGCCCACTTGCTGCTTCTTTTAGCTTCAAAACTCAGCAAAGGGCAGAAAAACGGAAGGAG CTTTTTCATAATTTGGAAGACAAATTTGACAAAAAGGGGGCGAAGAAACTGCAACTTCAAGAAACATCTAAG GAAAAAGCTGAAAGTGAATCAAGAAAATTGCGACAAAGTCTTTGCTTTAAGGCCAGACCGTTGCCAGATTTCTATCGCAATATTGAACCACCAAAAGTAGAGATGAGAAAG GAAAAAGCTGAAAATGAATTGAGAAAATCAAACCAGAGCCTTTGCTTTAAGGCCAGACCATTGCCAGATTTCTACCACAATATAAAACCAACAAATTTTGACATGAAAAAG ATACAATTAATACAACACCAGTCTCCCAAACATAGAAGGACAAGCAATTCGAAAGCAGATTCAGAGCTTAACAATGTGCCTCCTTCAAAACCTTCCTTCAGGAGCACTAGATCAATCAGTATAACAGAGAAGAATGACTATAGTGAAACACCAACCAATTTGTAA